One window from the genome of Penaeus monodon isolate SGIC_2016 chromosome 2, NSTDA_Pmon_1, whole genome shotgun sequence encodes:
- the LOC119584451 gene encoding hydroxyacid-oxoacid transhydrogenase, mitochondrial-like isoform X2 — translation MAGRAKALSLLKHISSATCQCPAHSGGWSQMAHSTKATETTDYAFEMACSTVRYGPGVTKEIGQDLEAMGAKRVLVMTDKTLAQMSPVGVVVNSLAKYNVNFSVFDNVRIEPTDVSFKEAINFAKEGEFDAYVAVGGGSVMDTCKAANLYASDPDADFLDYVNPPIGKGKPVTAKLAPLIAVPTTAGTGSETTGVAIFDYEPLKAKTGIANRALRPTLGIIDPLHTLLMPERVAAYSGFDVLCHALESYTAIPYHDRSPCPESPLQRPAYQGSNPISDVWSIHALGVLAKYFKRSVYNADDVEARSKMHLASTFAGVGFGNAGVHLCHGMSYPIAGNVRNFLPRDYECDHPIIPHGLSVVMTAPAVFQFTASMCPERHIEAAKVLGKDVTNVKREDAGRVLADVLREFMHEMKVDNGLEALGYTTDDIPALVKGTLPQHRVTKLAPREQSKEDLAILFENSMKVF, via the exons ATGGCAGGACGCGCCAAGGCACTAAGTTTGCTAAAACATATTTCTTCGGCAAC ATGCCAATGCCCTGCCCATTCTGGCGGCTGGTCACAGATGGCCCACTCCACAAAGGCAACTGAAACAACTGATTATGCCTTTGAG ATGGCCTGCTCCACAGTGCGCTATGGCCCTGGGGTGACTAAGGAAATAGGCCAGGACTTGGAGGCAATGGGGGCCAAGCGAGTTCTGGTCATGACCGACAAGACCCTGGCCCAGATGTCCCCTGTGGGAGTCGTTGTTAACTCCCTAGCAAAATATAATGTTAACTTTTCTGTTTTTGATAATGTAAGAATTGAGCCCACTGATGTGAG TTTTAAAGAGGCCATCAATTTTGCAAAGGAAGGAGAGTTTGATGCTTATGTGGCAGTGGGAGGGGGATCTGTTATGGACACATGCAAGGCAGCCAATCTCTACGCATCAGACCCGGATGCAGACTTCCTTGATTATGTGAACCCCCCTATTGGCAAGGGCAAGCCAGTCACAGCTAAGCTTGCACCACTCATTGCAG TGCCTACGACAGCTGGCACAGGCAGTGAGACGACAGGAGTGGCTATCTTTGACTATGAGCCACTGAAGGCCAAGACAGGCATTGCCAATCGTGCACTTAGGCCAACTCTGGGCATAATCGACCCACTCCACACACTCCTCATGCCCGAGAGAGTAGCTGCCTATAGTGG ATTTGATGTTTTGTGCCATGCCCTGGAGTCGTACACTGCCATTCCTTACCACGACCGATCACCCTGCCCAGAGAGCCCCCTGCAGCGCCCAGCATACCAAGGCTCAAACCCCATTTCTGACGTGTGGTCTATTCACGCTCTTGGAGTTCTTGCAAAGTACTTTAAAAG GTCTGTGTACAATGCTGATGATGTAGAAGCTCGATCTAAGATGCACTTGGCAAGCACTTTCGCTGGTGTTGGGTTTGGCAATGCCGGAGTTCACCTGTGTCATGGCATGTCATATCCCATTGCTGGAAATGTGAGGAATTTCTTACCCAGAGATTATGA ATGTGATCACCCCATTATACCTCATGGGCTGTCAGTAGTGATGACAGCTCCGGCTGTCTTCCAGTTTACTGCTTCCATGTGCCCAGAGCGACACATAGAAGCAGCAAAGGTGCTTGGAAAGGATGTGACTAATGTTAAAAGGGAAGATGCAG GCCGTGTTTTGGCTGATGTTCTCCGTGAGTTCATGCATGAAATGAAGGTAGACAATGGACTGGAAGCTCTTGGCTACACAACAGATGACATCCCTGCTTTGGTGAAAGGGACTCTCCCACAG CATCGAGTGACAAAGCTGGCACCAAGGGAACAGAGTAAAGAAGACCTGGCAATCCTCTTTGAAAATTCAATGAAAGTTTTCTAA
- the LOC119584451 gene encoding hydroxyacid-oxoacid transhydrogenase, mitochondrial-like isoform X1: MTGRAKALSLLKHISSATCQCPAHSGGWSQMAHSTKATETTDYAFEMACSTVRYGPGVTKEIGQDLEAMGAKRVLVMTDKTLAQMSPVGVVVNSLAKYNVNFSVFDNVRIEPTDVSFKEAINFAKEGEFDAYVAVGGGSVMDTCKAANLYASDPDADFLDYVNPPIGKGKPVTAKLAPLIAVPTTAGTGSETTGVAIFDYEPLKAKTGIANRALRPTLGIIDPLHTLLMPERVAAYSGFDVLCHALESYTAIPYHDRSPCPESPLQRPAYQGSNPISDVWSIHALGVLAKYFKRSVYNADDVEARSKMHLASTFAGVGFGNAGVHLCHGMSYPIAGNVRNFLPRDYECDHPIIPHGLSVVMTAPAVFQFTASMCPERHIEAAKVLGKDVTNVKREDAGRVLADVLREFMHEMKVDNGLEALGYTTDDIPALVKGTLPQHRVTKLAPREQSKEDLAILFENSMKVF, translated from the exons ATGACAGGACGCGCCAAGGCACTAAGTTTGCTAAAACATATTTCTTCGGCAAC ATGCCAATGCCCTGCCCATTCTGGCGGCTGGTCACAGATGGCCCACTCCACAAAGGCAACTGAAACAACTGATTATGCCTTTGAG ATGGCCTGCTCCACAGTGCGCTATGGCCCTGGGGTGACTAAGGAAATAGGCCAGGACTTGGAGGCAATGGGGGCCAAGCGAGTTCTGGTCATGACCGACAAGACCCTGGCCCAGATGTCCCCTGTGGGAGTCGTTGTTAACTCCCTAGCAAAATATAATGTTAACTTTTCTGTTTTTGATAATGTAAGAATTGAGCCCACTGATGTGAG TTTTAAAGAGGCCATCAATTTTGCAAAGGAAGGAGAGTTTGATGCTTATGTGGCAGTGGGAGGGGGATCTGTTATGGACACATGCAAGGCAGCCAATCTCTACGCATCAGACCCGGATGCAGACTTCCTTGATTATGTGAACCCCCCTATTGGCAAGGGCAAGCCAGTCACAGCTAAGCTTGCACCACTCATTGCAG TGCCTACGACAGCTGGCACAGGCAGTGAGACGACAGGAGTGGCTATCTTTGACTATGAGCCACTGAAGGCCAAGACAGGCATTGCCAATCGTGCACTTAGGCCAACTCTGGGCATAATCGACCCACTCCACACACTCCTCATGCCCGAGAGAGTAGCTGCCTATAGTGG ATTTGATGTTTTGTGCCATGCCCTGGAGTCGTACACTGCCATTCCTTACCACGACCGATCACCCTGCCCAGAGAGCCCCCTGCAGCGCCCAGCATACCAAGGCTCAAACCCCATTTCTGACGTGTGGTCTATTCACGCTCTTGGAGTTCTTGCAAAGTACTTTAAAAG GTCTGTGTACAATGCTGATGATGTAGAAGCTCGATCTAAGATGCACTTGGCAAGCACTTTCGCTGGTGTTGGGTTTGGCAATGCCGGAGTTCACCTGTGTCATGGCATGTCATATCCCATTGCTGGAAATGTGAGGAATTTCTTACCCAGAGATTATGA ATGTGATCACCCCATTATACCTCATGGGCTGTCAGTAGTGATGACAGCTCCGGCTGTCTTCCAGTTTACTGCTTCCATGTGCCCAGAGCGACACATAGAAGCAGCAAAGGTGCTTGGAAAGGATGTGACTAATGTTAAAAGGGAAGATGCAG GCCGTGTTTTGGCTGATGTTCTCCGTGAGTTCATGCATGAAATGAAGGTAGACAATGGACTGGAAGCTCTTGGCTACACAACAGATGACATCCCTGCTTTGGTGAAAGGGACTCTCCCACAG CATCGAGTGACAAAGCTGGCACCAAGGGAACAGAGTAAAGAAGACCTGGCAATCCTCTTTGAAAATTCAATGAAAGTTTTCTAA